TTAAGCAGCCGGTCCCAGTTTACCCGTCAACCGCTCTCCTTCCATCCGTGCAGCTTCAGCAAACCGCCTTTCCCGATCCGGCGAGGACTGAGGGGCAGCGTCAGGCGCATGGATCGCCCTGATCTGGTGAGACATCTGAGATTTGAAATAGAGGTCACGACATAGCTGCGTTCACAAAAAGTAGCCGCTCAGCTTTAGCTGCGCGGTCTTGGGGTTACGGAAGGTTTTTCCGGGTGCCGTTCCGAAGCAGACGCGATGGGGGCAGCTGAAGCTGCACCCCTACAAGAAGTCGCCGCTCGCCATTGGCTCGATTGCCTTTCAGCCTCCCTCTCCATGCATCCGAGGAATCCACACCAAGGTCGGTACGACTTCGACGCCCTCTGCGACGCTTGTCCAGAGTTAGCCGGCTTCCTGCGCCCGAATCCGAAAGGAGACCGCACGATCGATTTCAGCGATCCGGAGGCGGTTCTCTGTCTCAATCGCGCTCTCCTTTCTCACCAGTACCAAGTTCACCATTGGGCCATCCCTCAAGGTTATCTCTGCCCACCGATTCCGGGACGCGCGGACTACATTCATCATTTGGCAGACTTGATCGGGGTCGACCGTTCGGCGGACTCGCGCAAACGGATCTTCGACATCGGCACGGGCGCGAATTGCATCTATCCGATTCTTGGCAACCGCAGCTACGGATGGAACTTCGTGGGGACAGAGGTTGAGCTCAGGGCGTTCCGCTCGGCGCGGGCCATCGTCGAAGCCAATCCTTGCCTGCAAAAAAACATCCGAATCGTTCGACAGAAGAATGAGGGCGCCATTTTCACCGGAATTCTGAAACCGAGTGATTCCTTCGCTGCGACAATGTGCAACCCACCCTTCCACCCCTCCCCGGACGAAGCCCGCAGCCAGAACCAACGCAAAACCAGAAACCTGAAACGAACGAAAATTCCGCCAAAATCATCCAACCTCAATTTTGGCGGGCAGCCCCGGGAACTTTGGTGTGTTGGTGGCGAGGTGGGCTTCCTGAAACGAATGATCGCCGAGAGCCAGAAGTTCGCCGGGCAGGTCGGATGGTTCACTTCACTGGTCTCCAAAAGCGCAAACTTGCCCTACCTTCGGTCACAACTTGAACAAGCAAAAGCCGCAGAGGTGAAGGTCGTCCCCATGGAGCAGGGACAGAAACAAAGCCGCCTCCTCGCTTGGAAGTTTTAGCTAAGCTCGAGGAATTTGCTGGGTCACGCAGTGAATCCCCCCGCCTCCGAGATAAAAGGGCCGGGCGTCGATGGGAACCACTTCCCGATCCGGAAAGTGTTCTTCCAAGAGTCCGCAAAAATAGTCGTCTTTCTTGTCCCCAAAAATCGGAGCGATGACTCCGCCATTGCAGAGATAGAAATTCAAGTAACTGTAGGCCAGCCGATCACCACCGGCATAGCGAGCCTCCGGCTGAGGAACCGAAATCACCTCCAACCCGGCCGCCTTCAGCGTCCGAATATTTTCCCGAGATCCTTCCACGTTGGGGTCGGAGCTATCCGTGCAATCATTGATCAACACCGCTCCACTGGGTGCAAAAGCAGCGATGACATCAATATGACCGCCGGTATCGTCCCCAGCGTAGGCACGCGGAAGACTCACGATATGGGATGCCCCTAAAGTTGTGGCCAGCTGTTCCTGCAATTCGTTGGAAGGGACTCCCGGATTGCGACCGGGGTCTTCGAGAACCGGAGTCGTAGTGAGAATGGTGCCCTGCCCATTCGAATGAATACCGCCTCCCTCCAAAGCCAACTTTGAACGGATGATCAGGAGACCCATGCCCTCCGCAATGCGACTGCTGGCTTTTGCATCGGCCTCAATGGGACCGAACCTCCCACCCCATCCGGTAAAGCGCCAGCAAAGAGCGGCGAGATCATTGTTCTCGAAAATAAAGGTGGGAGCCGCATCGCGGGCCCAAGCATCGTCGAGGGGGAACTCATGAACCGTCGCCCGACGGCCGAGAATCGACTCCGCCTCCTGACGCACCGACGCATCCGCCCCTACCTTGACTGGCTCGAAGGAACAAAGCACATCGACCAGTTTCTGGAAAGCATCGCGAACGGTGGAAAAATCCGAAGCCGAACCGTAGAGGTACTGCTCCGGACGAGTCGGCCAAAAGATCCACGTCCCGGCGTGAGGTTCCCACTCCGCCGGCATCCGGCGCGTGTTATCACTCGTGCTCACGAGCCGTATCTCAAAGAATTGAAACCGAAAAAGCGGATCCGCTCATCAAGCGGGGGCACCGGAGGGCTCACGTCCTCCGCCCATGTCCTCGCTTTTTTCATCCGACTTCTTTTCCTTACCTTCATCGCTTTCGGCCTTGCTGCCCCGAAAACGAACAGGCTCGATCTGGACGACGTCCGACTGGATGGAACCGGTATCGATGATTTCATGCACATGCTTGCCTTCGACGGTCTCGTGCTCCAAGAGAGCCGCCGCCAAAGTATGCAGGTGCTCGAGGTGCTCTTCGAGAATCTCCTGACAGCGCTTATACTGCTTGATGACAATATCGTGAATGGCCTTATCTATCGCCTGAGCGGTGGCCTCACTGTAATTTTGATCGCGGGAGATTTCCTTCCCGAGGAAGATGTGATCCTGATTGTCACCGAAGGCAATCGGCCCCAATTCACTCATTCCCCAATCGCAAACCATACGGCGAGCCATCTTGGTCGCCATCTTGATGTCACCGGAGGCTCCGCTGGTGATTTCATCGAGAACCATGTCCTCGGCGATACGGCCGCCCATCGCGCAGCAGATCTGGTTCAGGGCACGCTTTTTCGCTTGGTTAAGAATATCCTTCTTCGGCGAAAACATCGTGCTCCCAAGGCTCTGGCCACGTGGGATGATGGTCACTTTGTGAATGGGCAGGTGTCCGTCGTCGATGACGGCTTGGACAATGGCGTGACCCGCTTCGTGGTAAGCAGTGATCTTCTTATCTTCGTCATCCATAAGACGACGACGTTCCCGACCGAAAGAGATCTTCTCGCGGGCCTCATCGAGGTCGCTCATTTCCACTTCCTTCTTGGAACGGCGGGCGGCAATCAGCGCCCCTTCATTCAGAAGATTAGCCAGATCGGCCCCAGCAAATCCAGGAGTTGCCCGAGCGATAACGTGCAAATCGATGTCCTTCGAAAGCTTAATCTTCCGGGCATGGACCTGAAGAATCTCTTCGCGTCCGTTCAGATCGGGAGGATCGATCATCACCTGACGGTCGAAACGGCCTGGGCGCAAGAGGGCGCGGTCGAGGACGTCCGGACGATTGGTGGCGGCGATGACAATGATGCCTTCGTGACCATCAAAACCATCCATCTCGACGAGGAGCGAATTCAGCGTCTGCTCGCGCTCGTCGTTTCCACCACCAAGACCTGCACCCCGCTGGCGACCGACCGCGTCGATTTCGTCAATGAAGATGA
The Puniceicoccus vermicola DNA segment above includes these coding regions:
- the rlmF gene encoding 23S rRNA (adenine(1618)-N(6))-methyltransferase RlmF: MHPRNPHQGRYDFDALCDACPELAGFLRPNPKGDRTIDFSDPEAVLCLNRALLSHQYQVHHWAIPQGYLCPPIPGRADYIHHLADLIGVDRSADSRKRIFDIGTGANCIYPILGNRSYGWNFVGTEVELRAFRSARAIVEANPCLQKNIRIVRQKNEGAIFTGILKPSDSFAATMCNPPFHPSPDEARSQNQRKTRNLKRTKIPPKSSNLNFGGQPRELWCVGGEVGFLKRMIAESQKFAGQVGWFTSLVSKSANLPYLRSQLEQAKAAEVKVVPMEQGQKQSRLLAWKF
- a CDS encoding agmatine deiminase family protein — protein: MSTSDNTRRMPAEWEPHAGTWIFWPTRPEQYLYGSASDFSTVRDAFQKLVDVLCSFEPVKVGADASVRQEAESILGRRATVHEFPLDDAWARDAAPTFIFENNDLAALCWRFTGWGGRFGPIEADAKASSRIAEGMGLLIIRSKLALEGGGIHSNGQGTILTTTPVLEDPGRNPGVPSNELQEQLATTLGASHIVSLPRAYAGDDTGGHIDVIAAFAPSGAVLINDCTDSSDPNVEGSRENIRTLKAAGLEVISVPQPEARYAGGDRLAYSYLNFYLCNGGVIAPIFGDKKDDYFCGLLEEHFPDREVVPIDARPFYLGGGGIHCVTQQIPRA
- the ftsH gene encoding ATP-dependent zinc metalloprotease FtsH encodes the protein MKEDKDRKTPQRPPQPDRFQPKVLMIWLGIIAAIFALYALSDSQRASMEKLSVPEVIQAVEANQIVSGTIKNDPTGGSEWYIISGEIAPDGDTAKQVEADASLKPERFEARGRLTEDDYTKIRAAFREEPASTFLTDLILNIVPFLLIIGLLYFLFIRQLRNAGRGAMSFGKSKAKMLTRDREKVVFRDVAGCDEAKEEVSEIVDFLKDPKRFQRIGGKIPKGVLMVGPPGTGKTLLAKAVAGEADVPFFTISGSDFVEMFVGVGAARVRDMFEQARKNSPCIIFIDEIDAVGRQRGAGLGGGNDEREQTLNSLLVEMDGFDGHEGIIVIAATNRPDVLDRALLRPGRFDRQVMIDPPDLNGREEILQVHARKIKLSKDIDLHVIARATPGFAGADLANLLNEGALIAARRSKKEVEMSDLDEAREKISFGRERRRLMDDEDKKITAYHEAGHAIVQAVIDDGHLPIHKVTIIPRGQSLGSTMFSPKKDILNQAKKRALNQICCAMGGRIAEDMVLDEITSGASGDIKMATKMARRMVCDWGMSELGPIAFGDNQDHIFLGKEISRDQNYSEATAQAIDKAIHDIVIKQYKRCQEILEEHLEHLHTLAAALLEHETVEGKHVHEIIDTGSIQSDVVQIEPVRFRGSKAESDEGKEKKSDEKSEDMGGGREPSGAPA